The uncultured Bacteroides sp. genome includes the window TTGTGTTGCAGAATATTAGCAAAAGTAATCACCTTGCGCCCACCGGGATAAATTCCATCTCGAATTATCCGATCGTGCGGGTCGTATGTTGAAGCGATATAGTGTAGTGATCCGTCTTTTTCGGCCTCTTTCACCGGAAGTTTAACGAGGTTAAAGCCATCATCAATAGAAAAGTTCTGCCCTGCATTTTTGAGATCAAGAGCATAAAAGAAAGTTTGCGTTTCTTTAAGCGCTATTTCCGTCTCGCCGGTTTGCAGTATCTGATTCGGATGATAAGGAGAAAATCGTAAAGTGATGCCACCATCAACAATGTATTTGCCCAGTCCAAGAGCCAGATTAACCGTTCCTTCTTCTGTCCTTTCATCTCCGATAGGGTAATAGTTGAGCGAACGCGCCACTCCCGACATAGAAGGATAGTATCTATCAGCATACTGACTACCTACCATTTCTTGCAAAACAACAGCCATCTTCTCTTGATCAATCACATTAGATGTAGCTTGCATATATGCCTTACTGTCACGAAAATAAACAGATGCGTACACCCCTTTGATCGCATCCGAGAGCATGCGGAGCATTTCATATTTATCGTCCATATACGGAATCATATACGTATTATAAATACCGGCAAATGGTTGATAATGAGAGTCTTCAAGCAAACTAGACGAACGAATGGCAATAGGAGATTTCACTACATCAAAAAGAGTAAAGAAATCTTCAATTAATCTATCCGGCAGTTTCGCTTTAAGAAAATAGTTCAAAATAACACCATCCTCCACGTCGGACAAAGCTACTTGATACAAATTATTCATTTCCATAAACTCATCGAACACATCCGTACAAAGTACCACCGTCTTCGGTATCACCACCCGGGCATTTTCAAATTCATCAAACTCTGGATGAAGTTTCACCATGTTATCAATAAAAGCCAGACCACGCCCTTTTCCGCCCAAAGAACCATCTCCGATTCGGGCAAAGTTAGAATATCGATCGAAGCGGTCGCGCCTAAAAATAGCCACCACTCCCTGATTCTTCATTTTGCGATACTTCACAATGGCTTCGAAAATAATTTCCCGATGAGCATCCACATCCTGAAGACTATTCCATGTAATAGGCTTAAGAAACTCAGCTACAGGAAACATCGCACGTGAATAGAGCCAACGCGAAATATGATTACGACTAATATGATACAGAAAAGATTCGGCAGGCACAGCAAAGATAATGTTTTGAAGCTCCTTCAGATTTTTCACTCTGGCTATTAGTTCATGCGTATCCGGATTACGAAAGATAAAATCGCCAAAGCCGAAATCGTCGGATACGATTTGCCGCAAATCCACATCCATCTTCTTAGAGTTCTTATCAATAAAACTAGCTCCGTACTTAGCAGCATAGATAGCATTTTCCGTTTCGGACGATTGAATAATAAGTGGTACAAACGGGTCTTCTTTACGAATATTGGCACATAGCTTAATACCTGCTAACGCATCTTTCACCCCCTCGCGTGGAAAACGCACATCGGTAATCACTCCAAGTACATTGTTTTTGTATTTATAGTAGATAGCAATAGCCTCCTCATAAGTTCGGGCCAATACAATTTTAGGACGCCCGCGCATGCGCAAAGTGCGCTGATGTGCGTTTAATGCTTCTGTGGAGAATTCCTGACTCTGCTTCAATACGAATTTATACAGGTTAGGAAGCACAGACGAATAAAACCGGATACCGTCTTCCACCAGCAAGATAAGTTGAACTCCAACCTCAGCCACATCGTGATCCAGGTTCATCTTGTCTTCTATCAGCTTAATAATAGAAAGCAATAAATCCGTGTTTCCCAACCAGCAAAAAATATAATCAAATGCCTTCAAATCTTCATTCGCAATACGCTTCGTTATGCCATGGCTGAAAGGAGTAAGAATTACAATTGGAATTTGTTCATAGTATGCTTTTATATGCCTTCCTATGCCAAAACCATCGTTATCTCCCGTTCCCGGCATACAAATAACCAGATCGAAAGGTATAGCAGCAAGCAGATCTAAGGCCTCCTCTTCGATAGAAACCTGCCAAAAGCGCGGCGGATAACGTAAAGAAAGCGAGGTATATTCATTAAAAAGTTTTTCATCAATCCGGCCATCATCTTCCAACATAAACACATCATAAGGATCGGCAATGAGAAGCACATTAAAGATGCGGTGTGTCATTAAGTTGGCAAATTGCGTATCTCTGAAATAGAGCTGATTTAACTTAAGTTTGCTGAGCATAATTTTCTTTCTTAGCATTCGTTTCACTCACAAAAATCGTTTATTTTATCGGGATTGACAACTAATTCTACTACAAATAAAAAGACATTCCGGAATTCACTTATCTCACAAAAAACCAATTCGGCACTTGAAAGAATGCAATAGCGGTTCTTTGCCCGCCCAAACAGAAAAGGCATATTCACATAATTCTTTACTAAATAGTTGCATATATCACAAAAATTGCCGAATATTGTTTCCAATTTCTGTATAGATCAACACAGTCAAATTAAATAAAGATGAAAAAAATAACCCTGTTATTAATCGGAATCATGGTGATATCTTGCGCACAGCAAAGAATGCTAACTTACCCACAAACAGCAACAGTAGACACAGTAGATACCTATTTCGGTACAAAAGTGCCCGACCCCTACCGTTGGCTGGAAAATGACACATCCTCAGCAACTACCGCATGGGTAAAAGCTCAGAATAAAGTAACAAATAGTTATCTTAACCAAATTCCTTTTCGCGAAAAGCTGCTGAAAAGGCTCACAGAGCTGACTGACTATGAAAAGATAGGCGCCCCCTTCAAAAAACATGGGAAGTATTACTTTTACAAGAATAACGGCCTGCAAAATCAAAATGTACTATACGTACAAGATTCTTTGAAGGGAGCGCCCAGAGTATTTCTCGACCCCAATAAGTTGTCGGATGATGGAACAGTGGCTCTCACCAGCCTCTCTTTCTCCAATAATGGCAAATATGCTGCCTATACCGTTTCCAGAAGCGGATCGGACTGGCAGGAAATTTATGTGCTGGA containing:
- a CDS encoding PEP/pyruvate-binding domain-containing protein; this translates as MLSKLKLNQLYFRDTQFANLMTHRIFNVLLIADPYDVFMLEDDGRIDEKLFNEYTSLSLRYPPRFWQVSIEEEALDLLAAIPFDLVICMPGTGDNDGFGIGRHIKAYYEQIPIVILTPFSHGITKRIANEDLKAFDYIFCWLGNTDLLLSIIKLIEDKMNLDHDVAEVGVQLILLVEDGIRFYSSVLPNLYKFVLKQSQEFSTEALNAHQRTLRMRGRPKIVLARTYEEAIAIYYKYKNNVLGVITDVRFPREGVKDALAGIKLCANIRKEDPFVPLIIQSSETENAIYAAKYGASFIDKNSKKMDVDLRQIVSDDFGFGDFIFRNPDTHELIARVKNLKELQNIIFAVPAESFLYHISRNHISRWLYSRAMFPVAEFLKPITWNSLQDVDAHREIIFEAIVKYRKMKNQGVVAIFRRDRFDRYSNFARIGDGSLGGKGRGLAFIDNMVKLHPEFDEFENARVVIPKTVVLCTDVFDEFMEMNNLYQVALSDVEDGVILNYFLKAKLPDRLIEDFFTLFDVVKSPIAIRSSSLLEDSHYQPFAGIYNTYMIPYMDDKYEMLRMLSDAIKGVYASVYFRDSKAYMQATSNVIDQEKMAVVLQEMVGSQYADRYYPSMSGVARSLNYYPIGDERTEEGTVNLALGLGKYIVDGGITLRFSPYHPNQILQTGETEIALKETQTFFYALDLKNAGQNFSIDDGFNLVKLPVKEAEKDGSLHYIASTYDPHDRIIRDGIYPGGRKVITFANILQHNVFPLAKILQLVLQYGQQEMRRPIEIEFAATMNHEDRSGSFYLLQIRPIVDSKEMLDENLADVLDEEVILRSDNSLGNGIISDIYDVVYVKTEGYSASNNQAIANEIEELNKEFLANAKNYVLIGPGRWGSSDTWLGIPVKWPHISAARIIVEAGLTNYRIDPSQGTHFFQNLTSFGVGYFTINAFLNQGVYNQDFLNAQPAVGETRYLRHVRFNKELVIKMDGRTKKGIVLKPKFN